The sequence aggcgttgttgttgttgttgttgttgtatttattgagtctatttttcagttgatgttggCTAGGTTTTCTTACCAACATCGGCTAGGGTTTGTTTGGTTGACACCGACTAGGGTCTTTTCGAATGACATTGACCAAGGTTATTTTTAGCCAACGCCAGCCTAAAAAATCCTAGCAggcgttgacaaaaaaatctatcAAATATCGGTTAAAAAATAGCTTGGTTGATGTCGATCAATAAAACCTACCCGACGTCCGTCAaaaaacatcattggtcaaTGTTGACAGAAAAATCCCTAGTcgaagttggctaaaaaatagccctGACCAATGTCGGACAAAAAATCCTATCCAACATCGACTATAAAATATCcttggttgatgttggctaaaaaatagctttaaCCGATGTCAATCGAAAAAACTCTAGTGGATGTCGACTGTAAGAACCTAGTCGATGTCAACTAAAAATAGTCATGCCTGATGTCAGTCAAAAATACCTAGCTGGTGTTAGCagaaaaaatcctagccgacatcAATCAAAAAACCTAGCAaatgtggttaagaaatagctcTGGATGATGTCAACCAGAAAACCCTAGTCGATGTTAGcaaaaaaatcataaccaaCGTCAGttaagaaaatctagttgacatcaGGCAAAACAACCCTAGCCAATATTGGCTAAAAATAGTTTTGGCTGATGTTGGCTGGAAAAACCTAGCTGACGTCGACTGAAAAACCCTAGCAGGTGtctactcaaaagttagtcatgaccAATATCACTAGAAAAAATTTAGTCAACGTCgaccaaaaaaatcattggttaaCGTCAATTGAAAAAACCTggatgacaacaacaacaaaaatcttTGGCCGACGTTAGCAAAAATTTTCCATGACTGACGTCGATAAGAAAATAACCCTAACAAACATCATCTACAAAAAATCTTAGCCGATATCGACAAAAAATAGCTTTAtttgacatcatacaaaaaaattatgattgaaaaaaCTTCGGCCAACGTCagtgaaaaataacttatgtcAATGTCAgccataaaaactttggtcactCGTAGTTGTGAGTGTTAAGCAAGAAAAAGTCACGAGCAAGAACGTAAGTTAGAGTGAACATTtccgaaaaaagaatttcaaattttatattttttgagagaatttgaaatcccactattttagtcaataaaaatgattcataaaaatactaaaaattaaatatccttTCAAATACTCTATCTAAACAagctattttatcatgaatcattttaatttctttgaaaaaatgaattcactccatccaaacacactattagAGCAAGAACAATGCATTTTAACATTATAGaacaatgcattttatttttatgtaaaaagaaacattgcattttattttttatttgtatttcctttctttttacacACATAAATAAATCCCAATCAATATAATCTCAATTTTAATCTTCATtacttttttatacattttaaattttaaagtgaaatttttattaattaaaatatagtatatatTTATGCTATTTAATAATTGAcatagaaataaattaattgagattaattaagacaaataataaaataaaaaagagtgagATACATATTGTGAGATCCATTAAAAAACTCTGGTAAGTTTTTAATTGgaagaaaaaattgattaaattacttaaaataagaaagctgatataatattatagaaaaaaaatattattaaaaatatgtttaacaactcagttgaatatttttattggagatgctttttttttttctttcaagtgATTGGATAGGCTATAAGTTCCTATTATAATAAACAGTTCGGACACCCAAAATTTGCTTGACTGGGTACATGTTTTTGGGCCTTGACAACAAGGTACCAGAGTTCCAGATCCAAGATATTGGTACTAAGTTAAGCCACAAACCAAGTTCGGTACAAACcccagaaaaattaaaaaaagaaaaacgttAATATCtattctaattattttatacacTCCTCCCATATATGTAGATTTCTGATTTCCATAATTTTTACACTTGCATGCATACTTTATGTGTAAAAATTTAACCGTTAcgctaaaataaataattactataatatattatttataatctacttctatattataatttagaataaaaatgagatctccacttttttaaattagacattttaaatattttttaatgtgtatttttttttggggggggggggggtgaatatACGTATTTCATACATTTATCTTGCAACTAACTAACTAGAAAATTTCtccttcaattatttcaaaatttttatttgtatatgtatacttattatttgaattgtttatTCTCTACTACAATTTTTCTGTCTGTTAATTCAtctaatttaatctttaattataattaaatttcagtcttttttcaaagttattttatattattatataaatgatttaTTACAAATGTACCACTTAACATGTGAATTATCTTATATGGAGTTGTTTCATCTTAATTATTGGAATCAAGttgaaagtttaaaataaagttaCATTGAATGCTgcttataataaaatttgatcacttacaataattttattggaTTCGAGTGAAACTCCTTTCCATTATGATCACACATCTACTAAAATTAGTcactcaaatataaaatataatttatatatttaaaaatatttatttattatgatatattatCTATGATCTATTTCAATACTATAAATTAGAAGATACAATATAGAAAGTGAAAATCCTATTTTTAATTAGagattcttaatatttttttagatatacatttcatataattttttgttactaattaaaatattttctctttatcatttcaaactattttcatttatattttttttaaatttaattattttaagtatatattcctttaatttttcttaatttataaattatattttaataatttttaaaataaattattaataattaaaaataatcttctaCTGTGATCTGAATTATTTATTGTAcatctaaaatatatatttttctggtACATACAtctaaatatattcatttactatgatttttaattataatataatttatatatttttaaaaaatatttttataaatttaattatataaaagtaaatatttatataatctaATTTACATGGTAAAATACTAGTTATTCATAATCAATAGTTgtcagaagaaaataaaataatgaaagagtAAATAAACCCCAAAGCGGCGGCGGGGCTTGTTTCTGCTGTGTGCGCTTTGCGTCTGGTAACCTTCATCTCTTTCTGGGTTTGTTTTTCTGTAACCTGCGCTTTCCTGTTATTGTTTAATGATGCGGTTGGATCATATGCTTTCAGATGTTAATGTTGGAATTAGTTTTCCTTTCCTTAACAacaccaaaaaagaaagaaaaacagtttcttgctgaaattgctgtCACTACCTAGCTAAGTTCTAATGTCTACCcaaaatctgttttttttttgtaaaataattctcATCTTTTTCCTTCCGCACTTGAATGTTGATCGTGGCTTCATACCTTTtccattgtgttttttttttcttcctgaaAAGTTGTGATGTGGATTCATACCTGATACAGAGGTAAAAGTAGGATGGGAAATAATTACTCAGTTTATGAACTTGTGGATGATATATCTATAaattaatgtgattttttttctttctttcttataaattttagtagGGCATAACTATGTCATTTATCAGGGTCCAGGTTTCACTCCTTGTCTTTCTGCACTGCTAAAACAACAATATTCATATGGTGTAGCTGctttgtcttttgaatttgctgcaTCTGGCATTAGAACTTGTATCTCATCCTGATACCGCTATACACTTGACATTTGACAACTTTTTGCAGTGCAAATGAATTTTTGTTGCCCTTTTGAAGATAGTTAGACAAACTATTTTTTGGGGGGAAGGTTCAAGAGCAGTTTCATCCTTTGGACAGCTATTTGGTTTGAATTCTCCTCTCGTTGCCTGAAAGTTAAACAATGTCAGGTACAAGGTTTCTCTTCAGTAATGACATCCTTTTACGTGCCTCAGATGCCCCTCCAGTCAAAGGCCTCCTTGAAACTCATCCGGGTACTTTCAAAATGAGTAACAATTTAGTTAAATAAGTAAATGAACTCtcgaaagatttttttatacctttccttgtttattttaaaacttatttagcTAACTTCTGGTCTAGGTGCATACACAACATCACGCACTCACAACAATGCTTCATGGttgttattttgggagagacaCATGAAAAGACTTTCACAATCTATACAAATTCTATCGAATTTGGCGCCAGAGCTTCTATTTAAATCTAATAATTCTGCAATTCTGTTACCGTCATCAGCAACCTTGCCAATATGGCAACCCACCGTTCAGATGCTTGTTAATGATTCGGTGTGCAAAGTCTTGCCGATTGCATTGAAAGAGAGGAATGATTGTGAGGAATTGGCCATTACAACTCTTGTTAGTGGTAATTTGGAGGAATTAAATGCATGTGACACCTTCAGTGAGGAAAGAATGAGTAAAATTCTtgatgtgcatgtgcatgttgaGACTTATGTTCCTCCTACATTTGGTATTTGGGGAAATGGTGTACATTTGGCTGTAGTGGGCTATGGGAGGAATGTTGCAGCTGCTAAATATTCAGATTGGGTAAGGTCAGTTTATGCAATTTGATTGGAAGTATTATTAAACTCTTCTATTCTTTTGCCTTAAAtcctatataagaaaaataacagaATATTAATGAATAAAGATACAGACACTAGAaagtatgattattttttatctattatggTTTGCTTAAATTGCTTTAATCAGTTGTCTAGACACTAGGTTTCAAGAAGTGACACATCTACGGATCGAGGACATGAACTTacacaaacaaataattaaagaactgttaaaaattatttatatgatattgtCTTAGCTCTTTCTGTTCTACCTCCAGCCAGCATGTGTTGCGTGATGACTTGGCTTCTCAGAGTTGatctgatttgattttttttaagagacacTGGTGATTTAATTGTTTGACTTCACAGAAATTATTTAGCATGTCTGTCACAtgattatgaatttaattatatattaatgcaCGGTTGATACCAAGCCAAGTTTTTTACtgaaactttatttttagtGACTATAACTCCTGTAATGAATTGAGGATGAtctacttttcttttaaatttcattattaatatttatatctgCAAGTTGTGGTCTCTgacaatgtaaaattacattagatTAGTCATTTTCTTGCTGCTTGTTGTGCTGATGTTCCTTCCATTTTAATAGTTGGAAATTTTGTCTACAATGCAGGATTAGGAA comes from Glycine soja cultivar W05 chromosome 20, ASM419377v2, whole genome shotgun sequence and encodes:
- the LOC114401159 gene encoding uncharacterized protein LOC114401159, coding for MSGTRFLFSNDILLRASDAPPVKGLLETHPGAYTTSRTHNNASWLLFWERHMKRLSQSIQILSNLAPELLFKSNNSAILLPSSATLPIWQPTVQMLVNDSVCKVLPIALKERNDCEELAITTLVSGNLEELNACDTFSEERMSKILDVHVHVETYVPPTFGIWGNGVHLAVVGYGRNVAAAKYSDWVRIRKSLEKLRPPSVTELLLSNDGDQILEGCVTNFFVVCCKERNSNDEKALCDYGNKYSFEVQTAPISDGVLPGTIRQLVLEICRSEGIPFREVAPSWSECEIWEEAFITNSLRLLQHVDSIQVPTEWQSAHSKTWKDISWTKKQFQGGPGMITTIIQEKIMEKAILEGYPISNIYAG